The Hyla sarda isolate aHylSar1 chromosome 3, aHylSar1.hap1, whole genome shotgun sequence genome contains the following window.
TTCTGCCAAGATGCTAGTCGGGACATATTGTGCCCCAGTTGTTTCTGTTTGGGATACTTGTGGACTCTCCCGAGCATCCAGATTTGACGGAGCTACAGTCATACACATTTCTGtttattttgagttgcaatccacagatttttgcaatacacatgatatggaagggttttattaactgcgcctttttgtgaaaaggcgcaaagccactgaaaattcTCTAAAACTACACGAGCCCAGATTCagcttagctttttagtgtatgtgaagagtaaaatttcagaaaatgtgtacctgcacaaaatgtatcaaatgttctGTGATCATTTAATAAACttggtgttcctacacattacaagcacaaaaaaaaaaaaaataagtttagaaaaatgcttcacttacacctacaatgacaaATGCCGGCCACCATCTTTCCAAATAACGCTAAATTCTTGGATGTAATGGTTTTTCACACCTCCAATGCCTCCATCAATACAAAAACCTACTTTAAACCCATAGACAGCAACAGTTTTTTGGATTACAACAGTGTCCACAACAGTAAATGGCTCAACAATATCCCATACAGACAATACAAAAGAATAAGAAAGAACTGTACACAATCTTCTGATTACATCCAAAGTAAGATCCTAAACAGAAGATTCAAATCCAAAGACTATCCCTCCTCCATCATCAAAAAtagcttccaaaaagccaacCAACTCAACCAAAAAAACCTGTCTGCTTACaagtaaaaaataagaaaagaagcCCTCTGATTTCACATGCAACTTTATTACCACATACACGAGCGACCACAAAAGCATAAAACGAATTATCAATAAGCACTGGAAAATCCTACAATTAGACCCGACTCTAAAGGACACCATCCAAACATTACATTCCGAAAGAACCGTTCCCTCAAAAATATACTAGCTCTTAGCCGTCACAAAAATCCTAAAAATAACAGTTCTGCTCTCTTTTCCCTTCCTCCCGTAATAGGAAGCTAGATGCAATAATGCAAGATGTAAATGCTGCCTGTCGATAACCCATGGTGCAAAAACATTCAAGTCACACATCACTAATGAATCCTTCAACATCAAGACTTTTATGAATTGCAGTACCAACTATATAATCTACCTCCTCGAGTGCCCCTGCACACTACAATATGTTGGACACACCATACAGTCCCTGCTTTGTCGCCTAAACATAGATCCAATGTGACCAACGGATTTGCTCTTCACAGTGTGTCACGCCACGCAGCCACCACACGCAATTGCAAATTTTCCAGCCTCCATATCACACCAATTGAACACATCCCGGAGAACACCAGTCAAAGATTCTCCACTTTAAAAAACAAGAGAATTACTGGATTTTTCGACTGCAAACCTTGCAGCCTACGGGTTTGAACGAATATATAGAACATATAGGTTAAACCTGTTTCCAACCTGTTCATGAAATTATTCCCATTCCTTCAATCCTTTCCACATGCATTTGCTTTTATGTACATTTAACTGTACCCACTATACTCTAGACGTACACAACCCCCATTAGATGCACCAGAGCCGTAGATCACTGATTGGTTAGCCCAAATCACATCACTACTGACCGGGAATTTCCTATCATCTTGTGGCGGATCTTCATTTTTCGACGTACAAACCACGCTATTGGTCAATTCTAACCACGTGATCCCAAATATTTTTAAACAATACCCCGGGAAATACTGTTATCCCACGGCAGCCTTATACTACAACCGCCTTCAAATTATTTCTCAACACTAGTTTGTTTACCGACGCCACCCCTCAATTCCCATTCATAAATTTCCATACTCCTCCCTAGTCTCTCCCAAATCCACATAATCTCCTTTTCAGATTTATCAAACACAACAGGAAAATCCTATTGTCTGTTTTCTTCATGCAATCcttccatcattttttttttttactttttacgtgCAGCTGTATCTTTATTATATGCTACTACATGGTTCTATTCACGATTTGTATTTTATTGAACTTATGATGTGAACTCAAGGTCAGCATGCCCCTTGACCCCTCCAATGCTTCCTGGCACCATTTCTGGTTTATTTAAACTTGTGAATATTGTTACCAGTCATACACCCGCAATCTGAAGAAGTGATATGCTAATCCCGAAACACATTATTGCTTTTAGGTATCATGttttatttatagatttatttGTAGATAAACAACGATTTTACATCCAACATCTTCTGGACCATCTTCATTGAGCAGCACCATCTCCAGTGCCTTTTTTCTTCCTATTCCTCATTTCCATTACGGGTTCCTGCACAGGATACCAGTCCAGGCACTGCCGGCTTGCAGCTCTAAAGAGATTCAACGCTACCCCTACACGGGGTGATATGCATATAAACCAAGAGCCTTAAAAGGGGAGAGTCCTACCTACCAAAGGGGACCCGTTGGGTACATTTACCAAACTGCATTACGCGAGGTGCTGTCCTCCTTTTAGCTCTCCTCTTCGTTGCTGCTCATCAGGCATAGTCCAAGTAAATTGATGTGACTGTTTCCCCCCTCGCTCTGCAATACCAAAAGCATCATGACCAATGAAGGCTGTAATATTAAACTGTTATTTTCTGTACACTGCAAGACCCTCTAGGAAAATCATTAGCTCGGCTCCAGCTAAAGTAGCCAGGCCCGACCACTATGCAGTGAAGGAAACCAACTGCTTCCAGCCTTATTCACAATAAGGAGGCTATGGCAAACAGTTGAATGGTGGGGGAAACAGGTTGTAGCACTCCCCAGATAAGCAACTTATGACCTATCCTGAGAATAGACCATCATGACATCAGCATTATTTAAAATCTGTGCTGTGGCTTACTATGGGACTGTTGAACATAGAGTACAACACACAACTATACTTTGTATCCATGCAGACAATGAATAGAGCACCAGCACGCTTACTTGACTGTGCAGATGGGGGTTTTGAGTAGTCCATTTCTCAAGACCTTGGAGGTCCCGACAGTTCAGCTTCTCCACAGGcatcatacacttatcccctctccgaTGCATTACGGTCCTCATTTTTATGACTGCAGGTAAGAGGTTGGCTGAAGTCGAAATTCAACATACCTGagcctgattcattttcacaTAATAAGGCTTAAGTCAAATGacccaaataaaaaaaagcatcagAAGGATCTAATGTGCTTTCATTTTGGGTCACTGGACCAGTGGTTGGTCTGGGACTTATGAGCATAACATGGTTGCAAAAATGCGCAAAATTCTTAGAAGTATCACACTGATCTAAGTCTAAACAAGtgcatatttgcaaaaaaaaaaaaaaaaacaaacttaaaaATCATAGAGTTTCCTTTTATTAATACCAATGAATTGTAACAAATCTATTTACAAGCTTGCAACAAGGTCTTGAGGTTAATATGTGCTGTGTCCCAATGCTTCTTAACGCATGACCTATAGTAAGTACAAACCCCCAACACATCAATCTGATGAGAGTTGTAACTTTTGGTGGAGAATCAGATGCTGCATCATTGGTCCACATAgtattatacaatatattatcATTGTTAGGGTATGCATCATTACCATCGCAACAGTATAAAATCTGATGAGTTTACTTAATATTGCGCACAATTCGCCGGCAGTGGTTTGTTTTCATCTCAGCAAGCGCTTGTTCCAGTTCCTGGATGATATGGATTAATGTGGCGGGGTCTGTCTGTAATATGCTGGTCTTTAATTTGTTGTTCTCCTCCAGATGAAGCTTCATGGTGATGGTGGGCTTTATCTGGTGCCGGAGGCTTCTGCTGGCCAGCTACAAATCAGAAATGACATGTGTTAGACCTCATTCAACCGCCACACAGGGATTTTATTCTAATACATTTAGGAGCGCAATACTGCACCCTAGTGGCTTTTTGCAGCATTCAACGTGCGCTGCAAGTTATATCAGAAAATACTTTAAGATGTGGGCGACGAGTTTGTGAAATGCATTATGTTATCACagtggaaaaaaatgaaattctgcttaaccttaaggacccggggtttttccgttttttgcattttagttttttcctcctcacctttaaaaaatcataactctcaattttgcaacaaaaaatccatataatggcttattttttgcaccaccaattctactatgtaatgacatcagtcattttacccaaaaatcgacggcgaaacggaaaaaaaatcgttcagacaaaattgaaaaaaaaatgccattttgtaacttctgggggcttccgtttctacgtagtacatttttcggtaaaaatgacaccttatctttattctgtaggtccatacgattaaaatgataccctacttatataggtttgattttgtcgtaaaaatcataactacatgcaggaaaatttatacatttattgtcatcttctggcccgtataactttttttatttttccgcgtatgggtcggtatgagggctcattttttgcgccgtaatctgaagcttttagaggtaccatttttgtattgatcagactttttgatcgctttttattcattttttttatgatataaaaagtgaccaaaaatacactattttggacctttttgcgcgtacgccattgaccgtgcggtttaattaatgatatatttttataattcggacatttccgcacgcggcgataccatatatgtttctttttatttacactttttttttaatgggaaaaggggagtgattcaaacttttattagggaaggtgttaaatgattgttattcacttttcttttttttttttgcagtgttctagctcccatagggacctataacactgcacacactgatcttttacattgattgaTCAGCGGTTTattataagaaaccactgatcgatgattctgcttgatctcaggcactgagcagtcattcggcaatcggacaacatggaggcaggtagggaccctccggctgtcatttcgccgcggcgatcccgaacagctccctgagctaaccggcattgttttactttcactttagacgcggcgttcaactttgaacgccgcgtcttaagggttaatagcgcgtggcacctcgatcagtgctgcgcgctattagccatgggccatgccgtgaccccgcgttatagaacgggagcggactcatgacgtaccggtaagtcatgggttcttaagaggttaaaggggtattccagaaaaaagctttattttatattttttttatatcaactggcaccagaaagttgaatagatttgtaaattactcctattaaaaaaacttaatccttccaataattatcagctgctgaagttgagttgttctcttctgtctggcaacagtgctctctgctgacatctctgcttgtctcgggaactgcacagagtagaagagatttgcttctactctggacagttcccgagacacgtgtcatcagagagcacttagacaggataagtaatgtaatgtatgtacttaCTGactcagaatagtgagtgcagctctgtagtataataaaGATATAATGCAGGATCAGGATAGGTAATGTATTGTACATACaccgtgaccccaccagcagaacagtgagtgcagcgcTGGAGAATAGCAGATGTTAGGCCTGATTCTGAGTTAGGCTGTGTTTACACTGCCATTGTGCTCTGACCCATGTggcccttattttttttttgtgccaaacagACCTTGAACAGGTCAAAGCACAATGGACACAGCCAGGTCCCAACGAGGCCCACTGACTTTGAATGGGTCAGTTGGGCTTCCAGGCCCGTCCGTTGTATCAcaggagttgagtggagaaaaaattAGGACATGCAGTAATTTCTTCTCCGCTTAATTCCCCTATTTTAAACAGGGACAGTGTGACGTCTGACCAGTTGCCCCGTCATTGAGATTCCCcaacacagtgccccccccccctgtcactgaCATACATACCAACAACAAACTTTCCCCAAGTAACTAAGATTGCTCTATACACTGCCCCGTCATTAACGTCCCCCAACACACTGCCCCAGTCACTTACCACCCCCAAAATACACTGCCCCCCGCCTCTAACATCCCACCCAACACACTGCCCCGTCACTTAAAAACCCCATTACACACTGCCCCGTCACTTACAAACCCCATCACACACTGCCTCTTTTCAATTTTAACCCCCATTAAACACTGCCCCCATTACTTttaacccctataacactgcgccccccccccccccccatcatttttAACCTCCATAAacacactgccccctgtcactaACACTACTAAAAGTGACAGGGATAAAGCAAGCGCTCACAGTGCAACTTCGGCAGCTAGGCAGTAGTGATTGCAATGCTGATTCTGCGATCGCTTGTTTCTGCCTGCGGGGCCAAGCACATTCCTGGACCTATGCAGGCATGGGGGGTGTGTGCCACCTCTTACCTCCCTGCCTGCCCCACAGCCTTCCTGGACACGCCTTCTGTAATGCATATTCATGAGGTCTGGAAGAATACAGGCACCAGTATTTtgcattactgatttttttttttacacataaccCCAGGGGAACTGCTTCATACCCCTGGGAGTAAGTGTACCCCAGGTTGGGAACTGCTGCTGTAAGGGAACAGTGCTAAACaccgagccaccatgctgcctaaCACATTAGGGGATTTCAGTGAGCAATTATATTCATCAGTTTTCTGATTCACTTTGCTGACACCATTAATCTTCCTCCTCAGATGTTGGATCAGTAATCCCAGGAATGGTCTATCCTGGTACTGTACAAAACCTTGGCAAGAGATACAGCAGCTTCGTTCTGGACAAATATGGTTCACTATGTATTCTGTAATGCAAATTCAAAAAGTCTattaaagctttaaaggggtattccaggaaaacattttttttttttttttttttttttattatatccactggctccagaaagttaaacagatttgtaaattacttctattaaaaaatcttaatcctttcaataattatcagctgctgaagttgagttgttgttttctgtctggcaacagtgctctctgctgacatctctgcttgtctcgggaactgcacagagtagaataggaaaagaacaactcaacttcagaagctcaaaagtactgaaaggattaagattttttttaatagaagtaatttacaaatctgtttaactttctggagccagttgatatatatatatataaaaaaaaagttttttcctggataacccctttaagtgtccatCAATTCCAAAAACTTTTGCAAATCacagaaacatgtcaaaagttttgatctgtcgGGGTCTCAGTGAGGAAAACCCCACTGATTAGAAGAACTAACGCAGAGTTCCCTCCCTGGCTCACAGAGATCTATGTCCTGCTTCACAGGAAATGggaccatagacttatattggttTCGCAGGACACCACCAAGACCCTGACCATTTCGCAGGACACCACAAAGACCCTGACCATTTCGCAGGACACCACTAAGACCCTGACCATTTAAAACTTTTGAAATGCCTTtgtgacatttcaaaagttttttgaaaTGATAGTGATACTTTAAAATATGCTCTCTTTGTTAAGGTCAGCATATTAGCCATGAtgctaaatggaaaaaaatattgtCCAATTTCCCTCTATATTTTCTCAACCTGACGAAAACCTGAACTCATAACATGAACTGAGTTTATTCTTTTTAATCGGCTATTATGCAATTTCAATATTTATTTGCCGCTTGGCTCAATTGCTATGTGGACCTGATATTATATTATGATGCCCTCAGCATATTTCAGTAACAGAGCTGCTTTAAGATTATTGGACAACTCTCAGGATAGAGTCAGATTCTTCAGAGTTGGATGAGCGGAGGTCGAGCTCTGGAAGCTCCGTCTATCAGCTATTTAAAAGGACTATTTACTGCTGGTCCATGCACTGTCTGTACTAACAGTACAGCGATTGCTAAGGCAAGCACTTGTAAGTAGtgaagaggctgcagcactcacACAAGCATCGCAGGCCCTTCACACAGCTGAATGATCGGGCTGGTTGGAGCCAGACCCCCATTTATTTAATAATGATGGCCAATCCTGAGGCTAGGTTATACCTTTTCAAAGCCCTTAAAATCTTAATGATTATTTTACAAAGACTCCAAAGCATTATGAAAATACCTGAGCTGATTGTCCAGGCTTCACATAAACTTAGAACTAACCGCccaatataacattatatataagAATAGAAAACGCTGCTGTGAATTTCATGTACCTGGACATCCAGCCGCCACTCAAGGTTATGGTAATGAGGAAGATTAGGTTCTAGCTCACTGAGAATTCGGCGGATCTCTTTCCTATTGTCCAAATACAATTGCAGAAGGACTTTATTCAGTTCTTCAGGAAAGCCCAAAACAAGCACAGAGTCTTGGAAATCAACCTCAGAGATCTATGGTGAAGAAGAATATTTCCATAAAGAACACAGCCCAGAAACACAGGACTAGCACACTGATGGACGCCCCACTCACCATAAGCTTGGAGCTCTCTGCGAGTAGATATGTGAGACCTTCTACAGCCTCTTGTATCGTGGTACTGCTCACCTCCAGCTTCCCTGTCAGGAAAGTACAAGGGTATTATAGTAAGGCtccatattagagatgagcgaagttacagtgatttgattcgtcatgaacttctcggctcggcagttgatgacttagcctgcata
Protein-coding sequences here:
- the COMMD2 gene encoding COMM domain-containing protein 2 isoform X3, producing the protein MPKGTCKVPVVGEFGRIAVEFLRKGSNPKVYEGAARKLEVSSTTIQEAVEGLTYLLAESSKLMISEVDFQDSVLVLGFPEELNKVLLQLYLDNRKEIRRILSELEPNLPHYHNLEWRLDVQLASRSLRHQIKPTITMKLHLEENNKLKTSILQTDPATLIHIIQELEQALAEMKTNHCRRIVRNIK
- the COMMD2 gene encoding COMM domain-containing protein 2 isoform X1; its protein translation is MVFSNLIGHSTDLSLLRSALRRAESVELRSHSATVVGEFGRIAVEFLRKGSNPKVYEGAARKLEVSSTTIQEAVEGLTYLLAESSKLMISEVDFQDSVLVLGFPEELNKVLLQLYLDNRKEIRRILSELEPNLPHYHNLEWRLDVQLASRSLRHQIKPTITMKLHLEENNKLKTSILQTDPATLIHIIQELEQALAEMKTNHCRRIVRNIK
- the COMMD2 gene encoding COMM domain-containing protein 2 isoform X2, whose amino-acid sequence is MLLVLSDEHRAHLQILTQVESAVVGEFGRIAVEFLRKGSNPKVYEGAARKLEVSSTTIQEAVEGLTYLLAESSKLMISEVDFQDSVLVLGFPEELNKVLLQLYLDNRKEIRRILSELEPNLPHYHNLEWRLDVQLASRSLRHQIKPTITMKLHLEENNKLKTSILQTDPATLIHIIQELEQALAEMKTNHCRRIVRNIK